A window of Pseudomonas alcaliphila JAB1 genomic DNA:
GGATTCGAGCGACCCATGACCCTGCAATTCCCCACCATTGCCGACTGCATCGGTAATACCCCCCTGGTACGCCTGCAACGCCTGGGCGGTGAAACCAGCAACACCCTGCTGGTCAAGCTGGAAGGTAACAACCCGGCCGGTTCGGTCAAGGATCGTCCGGCACTGTCGATGATCAACCGCGCCGAGCTGCGTGGCGATATCCAGCCTGGCGATACCCTGATCGAAGCCACCAGCGGCAACACCGGCATTGCCCTGGCAATGGCGGCGGCGATCAAGGGCTACAAGATGATCCTGATCATGCCGGACAACTCCACCGCCGAGCGCAAGTGGGCGATGACCGCCTATGGTGCCGAGCTGATCCTGGTCAGCAAGGAGGAGGGCATGGAGGGCGCGCGTGATCTGGCCGAGTGGCTGCAGGCCGAAGGGCGCGGCAAGGTGCTCGACCAGTTCGCCAACGGTGACAACCCCGAGGCGCACTACAGCGGTACCGGCCCGGAAATCTGGCGCCAGACCGGCGGAACCATCACCCACTTCATCAGCTCCATGGGCACCACCGGCACCATCATGGGCACTTCGCGCTACCTCAAGGAGCAGAACCCGGCGATCCAGATCGTCGGTCTGCAGCCGCAGGAAGGCTCGGCCATCCCCGGCATCCGTCGCTGGCCGCAGGAGTACCTGCCGAAGATCTATCAGGCCGAACGTGTCGACCAGGTGATGGATATGGGCCAGGCCGAGGCCGAGCACGTCATGCGGCGCCTGGCGCGGGAAGAGGGCATCTTCTGCGGCGTTTCGTCCGGCGGTTCGGTGGCGGGCATGCTGCGCCTGTCGCAACAGGTGGAGAACGCGGTGCTGGTGGCAATCATCTGCGACCGTGGCGACCGTTACCTGTCCACCGGCGTTTACGAAGAACCGGCGCACTGATGGCCAGACGCAGCTCCAACCTGCGCTTTCAGCCCAGCGGCGGCAGCCGTGCGGCGCAGGTCCCGGTCGGCAAGAGGCAGAAGCTCGCCATCGAACGCCTGGCCGGTGACGGTCGTGGCATCGCCTTCGAAGGCGGGCGCACCTGGTTCGTCAGTGGCGCCCTGGCCGGCGAGCAGGTCGAGGCGCGGGTACTCAGTGCCCGCAGCCAGACCGTCGAGGCGCGCGCTGAACGCATCATCGCCGCCAGCAGCGAGCGCCGTGCTGCGCCCTGCATTCATGCTGACCGCTGCGGCGGCTGCAACCTGCAGCACATGCCCCACGCCGATCAGTTGGCCCTGAAACAGCGCACGCTGGCCGAGCAGCTTTCACGCCTGGGCGGCGTGCATCCGGATGAGTGGGCAGCGCCGCTGGCCGGTCCCGAGTTCGGCTATCGCCGCCGCGCGCGTGTTGCCGTGCGCTGGGACGCCAAGGCGCGTCAACTGCAGGTCGGCTTTCGCGCAGAGGCCAGCCAGGACATTGTCGCCATCGACGAGTGCCTGGTGCTGGTACAGCCTTTGCAGCCTATTTTCAGCGCGTTGCCGGCGTTGCTGCGCAGCCTGGAAAAGCCGCAGGCAGTCGGGCACGTGGAACTGTTCAGTGGTACTGCCGAAGCGTTGCTGCTGCGGCACACGGCAGCGCTGGCGGAGGCTGATCTGAACCGCCTGCGCGCATTCTGCAGCGAGCATAGTGCGCAGCTGTGGCTACAGGGTGAAGGACAACCGCAGCCTGATGAGCAGAGCGCCGAGCTGGGCTTTGAGTTGCAACGCTGGCACCTGCGACTGGCTTATCGGCCTGGCGATTTTGTGCAGGTCAATGGTCTGGTCAACGAGGCGATGGTCGCTCAGGCGCTAGACTGGTTGGCAGTGCAACCTGGTGAGCGGGTGCTGGATCTGTTCTGCGGCCTGGGTAATTTCGCCCTGCCGCTGGCGCGTCAGGCTGCTGAAGTGGTGGCTGTGGAAGGTGTCGAGGCGATGGTGCAGCGGGCCGCTGGTAACGCACACAACAATGGCTTGGACAATGCGCACTTTTTCCGTGCCGATCTGTCCAACCCGCTGGTCTCCGAGGCCTGGGCGCGTGGCGGTTTTACCGCGGTGCTGCTCGACCCGCCACGCGATGGCGCGTTGCAGGCGGTGCGTGGGATGAGTGAGTTGGGTGCGCGGCGCCTGGTCTACGTCTCCTGCAATCCGACCACCCTGGCGCGCGATGCGGCTGAGTTGGTGCAGCAGGGCTATCGCCTGCGCCGCGCCGGGATTCTCGACATGTTCGCGCAGACGGCGCATGTCGAGGCGATGGCTCTATTCGAGAAACCCGAGATTTAGGTCTTGGGCCAAAGCGGTACGTTCGGTACCGCAGGGATGTGCAGGATGCGCATTCTTTCAGTTAATCCGACCGGCTCAGAGAAGGCCGGCGACTGCTCGGTGCGACCTATGCGCGCCGTAGGGAAGGTAAGACGATGGTTCAGGTGAGAGCGCATCAGCCAGTCAACGATGACGGCAGCATCAATCTCGAGGCCTGGTTGGAGCATGTCACTCGCGTCGATCCGGCGCTGGATCGTCAGGCATTGCAAGAAGCCTGCGAGTTCGCCCGTGATCTGGAGCAGCAGGCCAACACCACACCGCATCACTGGAGTGAGGACGCATCCACATTCCGCGCCGGCCTCGACATCGCGGAAATCCTCGCCGATCTCAAGCTCGATCAGGATTCGCTGGTCGCGGCGATCATTTATCGCGGCGTACGTGAAGGCAAGATCACCCTGGCTGCGGTGCACCAGCGCTTCGGTCCGGTGGTGGCCAAGCTGATCGAAGGCGTGCTGCGCATGGCGGCGATCAGCGCCAGTATCAATCCGCGTGAATCGGTGGTGGTCGGCTCGCAGACGCAGGTCGAGAACCTGCGCAAGATGCTGGTGGCCATGGTCGATGACGTGCGCGTGGCGCTGATCAAACTGGCCGAGCGTACCTGCGCCATTCGCGCGGTCAAGGAAGCCGACGAAGAGAAGCGTCAGCGCGTGGCGCGCGAGGTGTTCGACATCTACGCGCCGCTGGCTCACCGCCTCGGTATCGGCCATATCAAGTGGGAACTGGAGGATCTGTCCTTCCGCTACCTGGAGCCTGAGCAGTACAAGCAGATCGCCAAGCTGCTGCACGAGCGCCGTCTCGATCGCGAGCAGTACATCAACGACGCCATGGCGCATCTGCGTCAGGAGCTGGAAGCCACCGGCATCAAGGCCGACATCAGCGGCCGGGCGAAACACATCTATTCGATCTGGCGCAAGATGCAGCGCAAGGGCCTGCAGTTCAGCCAGATCTACGACGTGCGCGCAGTACGGGTGCTGGTGCCGGAGGTGCGCGACTGCTACACCACCCTGGGTATCGTGCACACCCTGTGGCGGCACATTCCCAAGGAGTTCGACGACTACATCGCCAACCCCAAGGAAAACGGCTACCGCTCGCTGCACACCGCCGTGCTCGGGCCGGAGGGCAAGGTGCTGGAGGTGCAGATTCGCACCCACGCCATGCACGAAGAGGCCGAGTTGGGGGTTTGTGCGCACTGGCGCTACAAGGGCACCGACGTCAAATCCGGCTCCAACCACTACGAAGAGAAGATCTCCTGGCTGCGTCAGGTCATCGAGTGGCACGAGGAACTGGGCGATATCGGCGGCCTGGCCGAACAGCTGCGCGTGGATATCGAACCGGATCGGGTTTACGTCTTCACCCCCGACGGTCACGCCATCGACCTGCCCAAGGGCGCTACGCCGCTGGACTTCGCCTACCGCGTACACACCGAGATCGGTCACAACTGCCGGGGTGCCAAGATCAACGGCCGTATCGTGCCGCTGACCTACAGCCTGCAGACCGGTGAGCAGGTGGAAATCATTACCAGCAAGCACGGCACGCCCAGCCGCGACTGGCTCAATCCCAACC
This region includes:
- the rlmD gene encoding 23S rRNA (uracil(1939)-C(5))-methyltransferase RlmD produces the protein MARRSSNLRFQPSGGSRAAQVPVGKRQKLAIERLAGDGRGIAFEGGRTWFVSGALAGEQVEARVLSARSQTVEARAERIIAASSERRAAPCIHADRCGGCNLQHMPHADQLALKQRTLAEQLSRLGGVHPDEWAAPLAGPEFGYRRRARVAVRWDAKARQLQVGFRAEASQDIVAIDECLVLVQPLQPIFSALPALLRSLEKPQAVGHVELFSGTAEALLLRHTAALAEADLNRLRAFCSEHSAQLWLQGEGQPQPDEQSAELGFELQRWHLRLAYRPGDFVQVNGLVNEAMVAQALDWLAVQPGERVLDLFCGLGNFALPLARQAAEVVAVEGVEAMVQRAAGNAHNNGLDNAHFFRADLSNPLVSEAWARGGFTAVLLDPPRDGALQAVRGMSELGARRLVYVSCNPTTLARDAAELVQQGYRLRRAGILDMFAQTAHVEAMALFEKPEI
- the relA gene encoding GTP diphosphokinase encodes the protein MVQVRAHQPVNDDGSINLEAWLEHVTRVDPALDRQALQEACEFARDLEQQANTTPHHWSEDASTFRAGLDIAEILADLKLDQDSLVAAIIYRGVREGKITLAAVHQRFGPVVAKLIEGVLRMAAISASINPRESVVVGSQTQVENLRKMLVAMVDDVRVALIKLAERTCAIRAVKEADEEKRQRVAREVFDIYAPLAHRLGIGHIKWELEDLSFRYLEPEQYKQIAKLLHERRLDREQYINDAMAHLRQELEATGIKADISGRAKHIYSIWRKMQRKGLQFSQIYDVRAVRVLVPEVRDCYTTLGIVHTLWRHIPKEFDDYIANPKENGYRSLHTAVLGPEGKVLEVQIRTHAMHEEAELGVCAHWRYKGTDVKSGSNHYEEKISWLRQVIEWHEELGDIGGLAEQLRVDIEPDRVYVFTPDGHAIDLPKGATPLDFAYRVHTEIGHNCRGAKINGRIVPLTYSLQTGEQVEIITSKHGTPSRDWLNPNLGYVTTSRARAKIVHWFKLQDRDQNVAAGKQLLERELARLALVGADFDKLAEKANLKTAEDLFAALGAGDVRLAHAVNLAQQLLEPERGNEQLELIPRKAQGFKPGKRGDIQIQGVGNLLTQMAGCCQPLPGDPIVGYITLGRGVTIHRQDCPTALQQTAREPERMIQVSWGPVPVQTYPVEIVIKAYDRSGLLRDVTQVLLNEKLNVLAVNTRSNKEDNTASMSITVEIPGLDALGRLLARIGQLPNIIEARRHRVS
- the cysM gene encoding cysteine synthase CysM → MTLQFPTIADCIGNTPLVRLQRLGGETSNTLLVKLEGNNPAGSVKDRPALSMINRAELRGDIQPGDTLIEATSGNTGIALAMAAAIKGYKMILIMPDNSTAERKWAMTAYGAELILVSKEEGMEGARDLAEWLQAEGRGKVLDQFANGDNPEAHYSGTGPEIWRQTGGTITHFISSMGTTGTIMGTSRYLKEQNPAIQIVGLQPQEGSAIPGIRRWPQEYLPKIYQAERVDQVMDMGQAEAEHVMRRLAREEGIFCGVSSGGSVAGMLRLSQQVENAVLVAIICDRGDRYLSTGVYEEPAH